From one Streptomyces sp. CA-210063 genomic stretch:
- a CDS encoding potassium channel family protein: MRVAIAGAGAVGRSIAGELLENGHEVLLVDKAPTAISVERVPQAEWLLADACEITSLDEAALQRCNVVIAATGDDKVNLVVSLLAKTEYGVPRVVARVNNPKNEWLFNESWGVDVAVSTPRLMSALVEEAVSVGDLVRLLRFSHGDANLVELTLPPESALAGTQVGEVEWPEDTSLVTIIRGTRVLTPTPDDSLEAGDELLFVAAQAREEQLEDLLSVRREDATS; this comes from the coding sequence ATGAGGGTCGCCATTGCCGGAGCCGGCGCGGTCGGCCGCTCGATCGCGGGCGAACTGCTGGAGAACGGCCACGAGGTCCTTCTCGTCGACAAGGCGCCGACCGCCATCTCGGTCGAGCGCGTCCCCCAGGCGGAGTGGCTGCTGGCCGACGCCTGCGAGATCACGTCCCTGGACGAGGCGGCGCTCCAGCGCTGCAACGTCGTCATCGCCGCGACCGGCGACGACAAGGTCAACCTGGTCGTCTCCCTGCTGGCGAAGACGGAGTACGGCGTCCCGCGCGTCGTCGCCCGCGTCAACAACCCCAAGAACGAGTGGCTGTTCAACGAGTCCTGGGGCGTGGACGTGGCCGTGTCGACCCCCCGGCTGATGTCGGCCCTGGTCGAGGAGGCTGTCAGCGTCGGCGACCTGGTCCGGCTCCTCCGCTTCAGCCACGGCGACGCGAACCTGGTCGAGCTGACCCTGCCGCCCGAGTCGGCCCTGGCCGGCACGCAGGTGGGCGAGGTCGAGTGGCCGGAGGACACGTCCCTGGTCACGATCATCCGCGGCACCCGGGTCCTCACCCCGACCCCGGACGACTCCCTGGAGGCGGGCGACGAACTCCTCTTCGTGGCCGCCCAGGCCCGCGAGGAACAGTTGGAGGACCTGCTGTCGGTCCGCCGCGAGGACGCGACGAGCTAG
- a CDS encoding DUF3159 domain-containing protein — MTSLDKPTEDAQRGVQDAQGGPDGSHDSRAVTEAALFEAFGGVRGMVETVLPGLLFVSIFTINKDLHSSALAALGVSVLLVVVRLVMKDTVKHAFSGVFGVAFGVVFAMMTGNAKDFYLPGMLYTLGLGLAYIITTVAGVPLIGLMLGPVFKENLSWRTRNPGRKKAYAKASYAWGAILLGKCAILFPLYWWADTTQLGWVLIALKIPPFLLAVWLTWVFLAKAPAPIDVFAEMEAEERAAEERKAAARSAD, encoded by the coding sequence GTGACGTCGCTCGACAAGCCGACGGAAGACGCCCAGCGCGGCGTCCAGGACGCCCAGGGCGGACCGGACGGCTCGCACGACTCCAGGGCGGTGACCGAGGCCGCGTTGTTCGAGGCGTTCGGCGGCGTGCGCGGCATGGTCGAGACCGTGCTCCCGGGCCTTCTCTTCGTCTCCATCTTCACGATCAACAAGGATCTGCACTCCTCGGCCCTCGCGGCCCTCGGTGTGTCCGTCCTGCTGGTCGTCGTGCGCCTCGTCATGAAGGACACCGTCAAGCACGCCTTCAGCGGTGTCTTCGGGGTCGCCTTCGGTGTGGTCTTCGCGATGATGACCGGCAACGCCAAGGACTTCTATCTGCCGGGCATGCTCTACACGCTGGGCCTCGGGCTGGCGTACATCATCACCACCGTGGCGGGTGTGCCGCTGATCGGTCTGATGCTCGGCCCGGTCTTCAAGGAGAACCTGTCCTGGCGGACCCGGAACCCCGGCCGCAAGAAGGCGTACGCGAAGGCGAGTTACGCCTGGGGCGCGATCCTGCTCGGCAAGTGCGCGATCCTCTTTCCGCTGTACTGGTGGGCCGACACCACGCAGCTGGGCTGGGTGCTCATCGCGCTGAAGATCCCGCCGTTCCTGCTCGCGGTGTGGCTGACCTGGGTCTTCCTCGCGAAGGCGCCGGCTCCGATCGACGTGTTCGCGGAGATGGAGGCGGAGGAGCGCGCGGCGGAGGAGCGGAAGGCTGCGGCGCGGTCGGCCGACTAG
- a CDS encoding OB-fold nucleic acid binding domain-containing protein — protein MSAVPRSEKPAGRFRRMLDRLSSSQTDLESEELREDADTAGCTRICDCHDRQIVTVTGTLRTVTLRPRAGVPALEAELFDGSAALDVVWLGRRSIVGIEPGRKLIASGRVSMSRGRRVLFNPKYELRPLGRE, from the coding sequence ATGAGTGCTGTTCCTCGTTCCGAGAAGCCGGCGGGCCGGTTCCGGCGCATGCTCGACCGGCTCTCCTCGTCCCAGACGGACCTGGAGTCGGAGGAGCTGCGCGAGGACGCCGACACCGCGGGCTGTACGCGCATCTGTGACTGCCACGACCGACAGATAGTGACGGTTACTGGTACCTTGCGCACGGTCACGCTGCGCCCCCGGGCCGGTGTCCCGGCCCTGGAGGCCGAGCTGTTCGACGGTTCGGCCGCCCTGGACGTCGTGTGGCTCGGCAGACGCTCCATCGTCGGGATAGAGCCGGGCCGCAAGCTGATCGCATCCGGCCGGGTCTCGATGAGCCGGGGCCGTAGGGTGCTGTTCAATCCGAAGTACGAACTCAGACCGCTCGGACGGGAGTAG
- a CDS encoding response regulator has protein sequence MTRVLVVDDEPQIVRALVINLKARKYEVDAAHDGTTALELAAARHPDVVVLDLGLPDMDGVEVIRGLRGWTRVPIIVLSARHTSDEKVEALDAGADDYVTKPFGMDELLARLRAAVRRAEPVGGEEGDVIVETDDFTVDLAAKKVNRDGRDVRLTPTEWHLLEVLVRNTGRLVSQKQLLQEVWGPSYGTETNYLRVYMAQLRRKLEGDPSRPRHFITEAGMGYRFEK, from the coding sequence ATGACCCGGGTGCTCGTGGTCGACGACGAGCCGCAGATCGTACGCGCGCTCGTGATCAACCTGAAGGCCCGCAAGTACGAGGTCGACGCGGCCCACGACGGCACGACCGCCCTCGAACTCGCCGCCGCCCGTCACCCCGACGTCGTCGTCCTCGACCTGGGACTGCCCGACATGGACGGCGTCGAGGTGATCAGGGGGCTGCGCGGCTGGACCCGGGTGCCGATCATCGTGCTCTCCGCCCGCCACACCTCCGACGAGAAGGTCGAGGCCCTGGACGCGGGCGCCGACGACTACGTCACCAAGCCCTTCGGCATGGACGAGTTGCTCGCCCGGCTGCGCGCCGCCGTCCGTCGCGCCGAGCCCGTCGGGGGCGAGGAGGGTGATGTGATCGTGGAGACCGACGACTTCACCGTGGACCTGGCCGCGAAGAAGGTGAACCGGGACGGCAGGGACGTCCGGCTGACCCCCACCGAGTGGCACCTCCTGGAGGTGCTGGTCCGCAACACCGGTCGCCTGGTCAGCCAGAAGCAGCTGCTCCAGGAGGTCTGGGGGCCGTCGTACGGGACGGAGACCAACTACCTCCGGGTCTACATGGCGCAGCTCCGGCGCAAGCTGGAAGGCGATCCGTCGCGGCCGAGGCACTTCATCACCGAGGCGGGGATGGGGTACCGGTTCGAGAAGTGA
- a CDS encoding sensor histidine kinase: MGRGKLRIYLGAAPGVGKTYAMLSEAHRRFERGTDCVVAFVEHHGRPRTEVMLHGLEQIPRRELEYRDALFTEMDVDAVLARRPQVALVDELAHTNVPGSRNDKRWQDVENLLAAGIDVISTVNIQHLESLGDVVESITGVRQRETVPDEVVRRADQIELVDMSPQALRRRMAHGNIYKPDKIDAALSNYFRPGNLTALRELALLWVADRVDEYLNAYRSEHQVSKIWGSRERIVVGLTGGPEGRTLIRRAARLAEKGAGGEVMAVYIARSDGLTSASPKELAVQRTLVEDLGGTFHHVVGDDIPVALLAFARGVNATQIVLGVSRRKSWQYVFGPGVGATVARDSGPDLDVHLITHDEAGKGRGLPVARGARLGRARMIWGWLAGTTGPVLLALLLANFETDLGLANDMLLFLSVTVAAALLGGLLPALAAAVLGSLLLNWFFTPPVHTLTVEDPKNIVAIAVFIGVAVSVASVVDLAARRTQQAARLRAESEILSFLAGSVLRGETSLEALLERVRETFGMESVALLERESDVDPWTCAGSVGPRQVVDRPEAADVDMPVGDHMALALSGRVLPAEDRRVLAAFAAQAAVVLDRQRLQHEADQAKELAEGNRIRTALLAAVSHDLRTPLAGIKAAVSSLRSDDVAWSEEDQAELLEGIEDGADRLDHLVGNLLDMSRLQTGTVTTLIREIDLDEVVPMALGGVPEGSVGLEIPESLPMVAVDPGLLERSVANIVENAVKYSPRGAPVLVSASALGGRVEVRVTDRGPGVPDEAKDRIFEPFQRYGDAPRGAGVGLGLAVARGFAEAMGGTLNAEDTPGGGLTMVLTVRAAANGSGPATATPAGTATSAGKATPAGPVTSAGKATSAGTAPPPVGTATSAERRTT, translated from the coding sequence ATGGGACGCGGGAAGCTTCGGATCTACCTCGGTGCGGCACCGGGCGTCGGCAAGACGTACGCGATGCTGTCCGAAGCGCACCGCCGGTTCGAACGGGGCACCGACTGTGTGGTGGCCTTCGTGGAGCACCACGGCCGGCCGCGCACCGAGGTGATGCTGCACGGTCTGGAGCAGATCCCGCGCCGGGAGCTGGAGTACCGGGACGCGCTCTTCACCGAGATGGACGTGGACGCCGTCCTCGCCCGGCGGCCCCAGGTGGCCCTGGTCGACGAGCTGGCCCACACCAACGTCCCCGGCTCCCGCAACGACAAGCGCTGGCAGGACGTCGAGAACCTGCTCGCGGCCGGGATCGACGTCATATCGACCGTCAACATCCAGCACCTGGAGTCGCTCGGCGATGTCGTCGAGTCGATAACCGGCGTACGGCAGCGGGAGACCGTGCCCGACGAGGTCGTACGGCGGGCCGACCAGATAGAGCTGGTCGACATGTCGCCACAGGCGCTGCGGCGGCGGATGGCACACGGCAACATCTACAAACCGGACAAGATCGACGCGGCCCTGTCGAACTACTTCCGGCCCGGCAACCTGACCGCACTGCGCGAGCTGGCGCTGCTGTGGGTGGCCGACCGGGTCGACGAGTACCTCAACGCCTACCGCAGCGAGCACCAGGTGTCGAAGATCTGGGGCTCGCGGGAGCGGATCGTCGTCGGACTGACCGGAGGCCCCGAGGGGCGGACCCTGATCCGCCGGGCCGCCCGGCTCGCGGAGAAGGGTGCGGGCGGCGAGGTCATGGCCGTGTACATCGCCCGCAGCGACGGCCTGACCTCGGCTTCCCCGAAGGAGCTGGCCGTCCAGCGCACCCTCGTCGAGGACCTCGGCGGCACCTTTCACCACGTCGTCGGCGACGACATCCCGGTGGCCCTGCTGGCCTTCGCGCGCGGAGTGAACGCCACGCAGATCGTGCTCGGCGTCTCACGCCGCAAGAGCTGGCAGTACGTGTTCGGGCCGGGCGTCGGCGCCACCGTCGCCCGCGACTCGGGCCCCGACCTCGACGTCCACCTGATCACCCACGACGAGGCCGGCAAGGGGCGCGGGCTGCCCGTCGCCCGGGGCGCGCGGCTCGGCCGGGCCCGGATGATCTGGGGCTGGCTGGCCGGGACGACCGGACCCGTGCTGCTGGCGCTGCTGTTGGCCAACTTCGAGACCGACCTGGGCCTCGCCAACGACATGCTGCTGTTCCTGTCCGTGACCGTCGCCGCGGCCCTGCTGGGCGGTCTGCTGCCCGCCCTGGCCGCCGCCGTGCTGGGCTCGCTGCTGCTCAACTGGTTCTTCACCCCGCCGGTGCACACCCTGACGGTCGAGGACCCGAAGAACATCGTCGCCATCGCGGTCTTCATAGGGGTCGCGGTGTCCGTGGCGTCCGTGGTGGACCTCGCGGCCCGGCGCACGCAGCAGGCGGCCCGGCTGCGCGCCGAGTCGGAGATCCTGTCCTTCCTCGCGGGCAGCGTGCTGCGCGGGGAGACGAGCCTGGAAGCCCTCTTGGAACGGGTCCGGGAGACCTTCGGGATGGAGTCGGTGGCCCTGCTGGAGCGCGAGAGCGACGTGGACCCGTGGACGTGCGCGGGCAGCGTGGGCCCCCGGCAGGTCGTGGACCGCCCCGAGGCCGCCGACGTGGACATGCCGGTCGGCGACCACATGGCGCTCGCCCTCTCCGGGCGGGTCCTGCCCGCCGAGGACCGTCGGGTGCTGGCCGCGTTCGCCGCCCAGGCCGCCGTCGTGCTGGACCGCCAGCGCCTCCAGCACGAGGCCGACCAGGCCAAGGAACTCGCCGAGGGCAACCGCATCCGCACCGCGCTGCTCGCCGCCGTCAGCCACGACCTGCGCACCCCGCTGGCGGGTATCAAGGCCGCCGTGTCGTCCCTGCGCTCCGACGACGTGGCCTGGTCGGAGGAGGACCAGGCCGAACTCCTCGAAGGCATCGAGGACGGCGCCGACCGGCTCGACCACCTCGTGGGCAACCTGCTCGACATGTCCCGCCTGCAGACCGGCACGGTCACCACGCTGATCCGCGAGATCGACCTCGACGAGGTGGTGCCGATGGCCCTCGGCGGCGTCCCCGAGGGCAGCGTCGGACTGGAGATCCCCGAGAGCCTGCCCATGGTCGCCGTCGACCCCGGGCTGTTGGAGCGCTCGGTCGCCAACATCGTCGAGAACGCCGTCAAGTACAGTCCGCGCGGCGCGCCCGTCCTGGTCTCCGCCAGTGCCCTCGGCGGTCGCGTCGAGGTCCGGGTCACCGACCGCGGCCCCGGCGTCCCCGACGAGGCCAAGGACCGCATCTTCGAGCCCTTCCAGCGCTACGGCGACGCCCCGCGCGGGGCCGGCGTGGGACTGGGGCTCGCGGTCGCCCGCGGCTTCGCCGAGGCCATGGGCGGCACCCTCAACGCCGAGGACACACCCGGCGGAGGCCTCACCATGGTGCTCACCGTGCGGGCCGCGGCGAACGGCTCAGGGCCCGCCACGGCCACGCCGGCAGGCACGGCGACGTCAGCAGGCAAGGCGACGCCGGCAGGCCCGGTCACGTCAGCAGGTAAGGCCACGTCAGCAGGCACGGCCCCACCGCCGGTCGGCACGGCCACATCGGCAGAGAGGCGAACCACATGA
- a CDS encoding DUF3710 domain-containing protein, protein MFGRRKKKGSAEDAADAASEAEQVDGVAGDVDTEADEGERERVRLEPEPRPDGPWDSTEVREPGEGRVDLGGIFVPGVDGMELRVEVAGDAIVAATVVLRDSAVQLQAFAAPKREGIWGEVREEIASGITQQGGVIDEVEGPLGWELRAQVPVQLPDGTGGFQVVRFVGVDGPRWFLRGVISGRGAVEPGTAGLLEQIFRDTVVVRGEGPMAPRDPIVLKLPNDAQMVPEGVQQEEQAGSRFSGGMGQLQRGPETTEVR, encoded by the coding sequence GTGTTCGGACGTCGCAAGAAGAAGGGTTCCGCTGAGGACGCGGCGGACGCGGCGAGCGAGGCCGAGCAGGTCGACGGCGTCGCTGGGGACGTCGACACCGAGGCGGACGAGGGCGAGCGGGAGCGCGTACGGCTCGAACCCGAGCCTCGGCCCGACGGGCCGTGGGACAGCACCGAGGTGCGCGAGCCCGGCGAGGGCCGGGTGGACCTCGGTGGCATCTTCGTGCCCGGAGTCGACGGCATGGAGCTGCGGGTCGAGGTCGCGGGTGACGCGATCGTCGCTGCGACCGTGGTGCTGCGCGACAGCGCGGTCCAGTTGCAGGCCTTCGCCGCTCCCAAGCGCGAGGGCATCTGGGGCGAGGTCCGCGAGGAGATCGCCAGCGGCATCACCCAGCAGGGCGGTGTCATCGACGAGGTCGAGGGTCCGCTGGGCTGGGAGCTCCGTGCTCAGGTTCCGGTGCAGCTGCCGGACGGCACGGGCGGCTTCCAGGTCGTCCGGTTCGTCGGTGTGGACGGGCCGCGCTGGTTCCTGCGCGGTGTGATCTCCGGCCGGGGCGCGGTGGAGCCGGGGACCGCCGGGCTGCTGGAGCAGATCTTCCGGGACACGGTCGTCGTCCGCGGCGAAGGCCCCATGGCTCCGCGCGACCCGATCGTCCTGAAGCTGCCGAACGACGCCCAGATGGTCCCCGAGGGCGTCCAGCAGGAGGAGCAGGCCGGTTCCCGCTTCTCCGGTGGCATGGGACAGCTGCAGCGCGGACCGGAGACCACCGAGGTCCGCTAG
- the dut gene encoding dUTP diphosphatase — translation MNGGRTPVDVLIRRVDPEVPLPEYAQPGDAGADLRTTESRELKPGERAVLPTGVSIALPEGYAAFVHPRSGLAARCGVALVNAPGTVDAGYRGEIKVIVVNLDPHQPVRFERFDRIAQLVVQQVEKVRFQEVAELPDSARAEGGFGSTGGHAAVGGPWLATGGNRYASVVSDREGQ, via the coding sequence GTGAACGGCGGCCGTACCCCTGTGGACGTGCTGATCCGGCGCGTCGACCCCGAGGTTCCGCTGCCGGAGTACGCGCAGCCCGGTGACGCGGGCGCCGATCTGCGCACCACGGAGAGCCGGGAACTGAAGCCGGGCGAACGGGCCGTACTTCCCACCGGAGTGTCCATCGCGCTCCCGGAGGGGTACGCGGCCTTCGTGCACCCACGATCCGGTCTCGCCGCCCGCTGCGGCGTCGCCCTGGTGAATGCCCCGGGGACGGTTGATGCCGGGTACCGTGGGGAGATCAAGGTGATCGTGGTGAATCTCGACCCGCATCAACCCGTGCGGTTCGAGCGCTTCGACCGGATTGCCCAACTGGTCGTCCAGCAGGTCGAGAAGGTGCGCTTCCAGGAGGTGGCGGAGCTTCCCGACTCGGCGCGGGCCGAGGGGGGCTTCGGGTCCACCGGCGGTCATGCCGCCGTGGGCGGACCATGGCTGGCAACGGGTGGGAATCGATACGCTTCGGTCGTATCCGACCGGGAAGGACAGTGA
- a CDS encoding PaaI family thioesterase, which translates to MRGTSAALQPPADATAPVRHPEAPAPGELLGAHYGQCFGCGGEQPHGLHLEARAGEGVSLTAEFTVKPAHQGAPGLAHGGILASALDETLGSLTWLLRTIAVTGRLETDFMRPVPVGTVLHLRAEVTAVAGRKIYATAQGRIGGPDGPPAVRADALFVEVKVDHFVDHGREEEIRAAMNDPDQVRRTRAFEVNP; encoded by the coding sequence GTGAGAGGTACTTCCGCGGCCCTGCAGCCCCCGGCGGACGCCACGGCGCCCGTTCGGCATCCCGAGGCACCCGCCCCGGGTGAGTTGCTCGGTGCGCACTACGGGCAGTGTTTCGGATGCGGCGGGGAACAGCCCCACGGGCTGCACCTCGAGGCCCGGGCCGGTGAGGGCGTGTCCCTCACCGCCGAGTTCACGGTGAAACCCGCGCACCAGGGGGCGCCCGGGCTGGCGCACGGCGGGATCCTGGCCAGTGCCCTCGACGAGACCCTCGGCTCCCTCACCTGGCTGCTGCGCACCATCGCGGTGACCGGGCGGCTGGAGACCGACTTCATGCGGCCCGTGCCCGTCGGGACCGTGCTGCATCTGAGGGCCGAGGTGACGGCGGTGGCCGGGCGGAAGATCTACGCGACCGCCCAGGGACGCATCGGCGGCCCCGACGGTCCGCCGGCCGTCCGCGCCGACGCGCTCTTCGTCGAGGTCAAGGTCGACCACTTCGTCGACCACGGCCGCGAGGAGGAGATCCGGGCGGCCATGAACGATCCGGACCAGGTCCGGCGGACCCGGGCCTTCGAGGTGAACCCGTGA
- a CDS encoding DUF3093 domain-containing protein — MQLSASPYEERLTAPRTWWLVCFLTGVSMALILLPFGTLPLLGGLAGGTAAAAVVTSSYGSVRIRVVGGSLIAGEAKIPVTALGEPEILDPEEARAWRTHKANPHAFMLLRAYVPTALRIPITDPADPTPYVYLSTREPERLVAALEAAKTVA, encoded by the coding sequence ATGCAGCTCTCCGCCTCGCCGTACGAAGAACGCCTCACCGCTCCCCGCACCTGGTGGCTCGTCTGCTTCCTGACCGGCGTATCGATGGCCTTGATCCTGCTCCCGTTCGGCACGCTCCCCCTGCTGGGCGGGCTCGCCGGCGGCACCGCGGCCGCGGCGGTCGTCACCAGTTCCTACGGCTCGGTCCGCATCCGCGTCGTCGGCGGCTCCCTGATCGCGGGCGAGGCGAAGATCCCGGTGACCGCCCTCGGCGAGCCCGAGATCCTGGACCCGGAGGAAGCCCGCGCCTGGCGCACGCACAAGGCCAACCCGCACGCCTTCATGCTCCTGCGTGCCTACGTCCCCACCGCCCTCCGCATCCCGATCACCGACCCGGCCGACCCGACACCGTACGTGTACCTGTCGACCAGGGAGCCGGAGCGCTTGGTGGCGGCGCTGGAGGCGGCGAAGACGGTGGCGTAG